A stretch of Bordetella genomosp. 13 DNA encodes these proteins:
- a CDS encoding aldo/keto reductase, with product MAQVPSFKLNDGNTMPQLGFGVWQVPNDQASAAVQEALAAGYRSIDTAAIYGNEPGVGEGLRAARLARKDLFITTKLWNDKHGYDEAQRAMDESLQKLGLAYVDLYLIHWPVAGSDRYVDAWRAMVAMKEDGRVRSIGVSNFTKPALQRLIDETGVVPAVNQVELHPGFAQRELRAFHAEHGIATEAWSPLGQGGSLHDETIAGIARKHGKTAAQVILRWHLQSGLIAIPKSVTPERIRANIDLFGFELTAEDVAAIDAIPDSGRLGPDPETFK from the coding sequence ATGGCGCAAGTCCCCTCATTCAAGTTGAACGACGGCAATACGATGCCGCAGCTGGGTTTCGGCGTATGGCAGGTTCCCAATGATCAGGCCAGCGCCGCGGTGCAAGAGGCGCTGGCGGCCGGCTACCGGTCCATCGACACGGCAGCCATCTACGGCAACGAGCCGGGCGTGGGCGAGGGGCTGCGGGCCGCGCGTCTGGCTCGCAAAGACCTGTTCATCACCACCAAGCTGTGGAACGACAAGCACGGCTACGACGAAGCCCAGCGCGCGATGGACGAAAGCCTGCAGAAGCTGGGCCTGGCTTACGTGGACCTGTACCTGATCCACTGGCCGGTGGCGGGCAGCGACCGCTACGTCGACGCGTGGCGCGCCATGGTGGCCATGAAGGAAGACGGGCGCGTGCGCTCGATCGGCGTATCCAATTTCACCAAGCCGGCCTTGCAGCGCCTCATCGACGAGACCGGCGTGGTGCCCGCGGTGAACCAGGTCGAACTGCATCCCGGCTTCGCGCAGCGCGAACTGCGCGCCTTTCATGCCGAGCACGGCATTGCCACCGAGGCGTGGAGCCCGCTGGGGCAGGGCGGCTCGCTGCACGACGAGACCATCGCCGGCATCGCGCGCAAGCATGGCAAGACGGCCGCTCAGGTCATCCTGCGCTGGCACCTGCAGAGCGGCCTGATCGCCATTCCGAAGTCGGTCACGCCCGAGCGCATCCGGGCCAACATCGACCTGTTCGGCTTCGAGCTGACGGCCGAGGACGTGGCGGCGATCGACGCCATTCCGGACAGCGGGCGCCTGGGTCCCGACCCGGAAACCTTCAAGTAA
- a CDS encoding ABCB family ABC transporter ATP-binding protein/permease: protein MNHPESPSGRGRLSALRPLLPYLWPAGRGDLRWRVVAAVLSLLAAQVAQVYVPILYKHAVDHLDVPAPALATVPLGIILAYGAARVLSLLFSELRDAVFARVGQHAIRSVALQVFQHLHALALRFHLARQTGGLTRAIERGTKGIQSLLSYLLFSVLPTFFQIALVCVILWRMFDVWLALATAGTVALYLAYTLAITEWRTKFRRQMNDTDSEANTKAIESLLNYETVKYFGNEAHEAARYDASLQRYERAAVRSQVTLSLLNVGQAVIISAGLTLVMAMAAKGIVDGRYTLGDFVLVNTYLLQLYQPLNFFGFIYREIKQSLVDMERMFELLGQQREVADAPGALPLRVDGATVEFRDVHFGYDPRRPILKGVSFSVPAGRTVAVVGPSGAGKSTLARLLFRFYDADAGAILIDGQDIRQVTQASLRAAIGVVPQDTVLFNDSIRYNIGYGRPGAGDAEIQDAARLAHIHAHVLSMPDGYDTVVGERGLKLSGGEKQRVAIARTILKDPAIFLFDEATSALDTHTEREIQANLREVSRGRTTLIIAHRLSTVADADEILVLGDGRIVERGRHHALLAQGGVYAGLWARQQELARAEAQGA from the coding sequence ATGAACCACCCCGAATCTCCCTCCGGGCGCGGACGCCTTTCGGCCCTGCGGCCACTCCTGCCGTACCTGTGGCCCGCCGGCCGCGGCGATTTGCGCTGGCGCGTCGTGGCGGCCGTGCTGAGCCTGCTGGCGGCCCAAGTGGCCCAGGTCTATGTCCCCATTCTGTACAAGCATGCCGTCGACCACCTGGACGTGCCGGCGCCGGCACTCGCCACGGTGCCGCTGGGCATCATCCTGGCGTACGGCGCCGCGCGCGTGCTGTCCCTGCTGTTCTCCGAACTGCGCGACGCCGTCTTCGCGCGCGTCGGCCAGCATGCCATCCGGTCGGTCGCGCTACAGGTATTCCAGCACCTGCACGCGCTGGCGCTGCGCTTTCACCTGGCCCGCCAGACCGGCGGCCTGACGCGCGCCATCGAGCGCGGCACCAAGGGCATCCAGTCGCTGCTGTCGTACCTGCTGTTCAGCGTGCTGCCCACCTTCTTCCAGATCGCCCTGGTATGCGTGATCCTGTGGCGCATGTTCGACGTCTGGCTGGCGCTGGCCACCGCCGGCACGGTGGCGCTGTACCTGGCGTACACGCTGGCCATCACCGAATGGCGCACCAAATTCCGGCGGCAGATGAACGACACCGACTCCGAGGCCAACACGAAGGCCATCGAGAGCCTGCTGAACTACGAGACGGTGAAGTACTTCGGCAACGAGGCGCACGAGGCCGCCCGCTACGACGCCTCGCTGCAGCGCTATGAGCGCGCCGCGGTGCGCAGCCAGGTCACGCTGTCGCTGCTGAACGTAGGCCAGGCGGTCATCATCTCGGCCGGCCTGACGCTGGTGATGGCCATGGCCGCCAAGGGCATCGTGGACGGCCGCTACACGCTGGGCGACTTCGTGCTGGTCAACACCTATCTGCTGCAGCTGTACCAGCCCCTGAACTTCTTTGGCTTCATCTACCGCGAGATCAAGCAGTCCCTGGTCGACATGGAACGCATGTTCGAACTGCTGGGCCAGCAGCGCGAGGTGGCCGACGCGCCCGGCGCCCTGCCATTGCGCGTGGACGGGGCGACCGTCGAATTCCGCGACGTGCACTTCGGCTACGATCCGCGCCGTCCCATCCTGAAGGGGGTCAGCTTCAGCGTGCCTGCGGGACGCACCGTGGCGGTCGTGGGCCCGTCGGGCGCGGGCAAATCCACGCTCGCGCGCCTGCTGTTCCGCTTCTACGACGCGGACGCGGGCGCCATTCTGATCGATGGGCAGGACATCCGCCAGGTGACCCAGGCAAGCCTGCGCGCCGCGATCGGCGTCGTGCCGCAGGACACGGTGCTGTTCAACGACTCGATCCGCTACAACATCGGCTATGGCCGCCCCGGCGCCGGCGACGCCGAGATCCAGGATGCGGCCCGGTTGGCGCACATCCATGCGCATGTCCTTTCCATGCCGGACGGCTACGACACCGTGGTCGGCGAACGCGGCCTGAAGCTGTCGGGCGGCGAGAAGCAGCGCGTGGCGATCGCCCGCACCATACTGAAAGATCCGGCGATCTTCCTGTTCGACGAGGCGACCAGCGCACTGGACACGCACACCGAACGCGAGATCCAGGCCAACCTGCGCGAGGTCAGCCGCGGCCGCACCACGCTGATCATCGCCCATCGCCTGTCCACCGTGGCGGACGCCGACGAGATTCTGGTGCTGGGCGATGGCCGTATCGTCGAGCGCGGCCGCCACCATGCGCTGCTGGCACAGGGCGGCGTGTATGCGGGATTGTGGGCGCGGCAGCAGGAACTGGCCCGCGCCGAAGCGCAGGGCGCCTGA
- a CDS encoding AGE family epimerase/isomerase, with the protein MPHPLADTVRALRRHYDDVILPLWRGAGFNAALGLPHEALSQDGVPLPDQRYRAMACARQIYVHARAAGDAGPAHAGALFDAMLRHFHDPADDTWHFSVDPQGLALDRTQDLYTYAFVTLACAVYFERTREPRARQALLATARLIEKRFRRADGGYDAALRPDGGPLRGPEQNPIMHLTEAYQAAARVAEPAWFAGLLRDIAEDVAARYLDPATQCIAELPLASVALRAPDTGSGGNRLEPGHQFEWQSLLLSALQVYDGLALFLAVPRGCAWARTAGVDPLTDGVCAALDGDGRVRDPAQRIWAQTEYARYLALTGDHAGLERQLQHFRDRFLHEGGWREVLQSDGALARPDMPSTTPYHLATCYEALENVATKTSV; encoded by the coding sequence ATGCCTCACCCCCTGGCCGACACCGTGCGCGCGCTGCGCCGACATTACGATGACGTGATCCTGCCGCTATGGCGCGGCGCGGGCTTCAATGCCGCGCTGGGCCTGCCGCACGAGGCGTTGTCCCAGGATGGCGTGCCGCTGCCCGACCAGCGCTATCGCGCGATGGCCTGCGCCAGGCAGATATACGTGCATGCGCGGGCGGCGGGCGACGCCGGTCCCGCGCACGCCGGCGCGCTGTTCGATGCCATGCTGCGCCATTTCCATGACCCCGCGGACGATACGTGGCACTTCAGCGTCGACCCGCAGGGCCTGGCGCTGGACCGCACCCAAGACTTGTACACCTACGCTTTCGTCACCCTGGCATGCGCGGTGTACTTCGAGCGCACCCGCGAACCGCGCGCCCGACAGGCTTTGCTGGCCACGGCGCGCCTGATCGAGAAGCGCTTCCGCCGTGCCGACGGCGGCTATGACGCGGCCTTGCGGCCCGACGGCGGGCCGTTGCGCGGACCCGAGCAGAATCCGATCATGCACCTTACCGAGGCCTACCAGGCGGCGGCGCGCGTGGCTGAGCCCGCGTGGTTTGCCGGCCTGCTGCGCGACATCGCCGAAGACGTGGCCGCGCGCTATCTCGACCCCGCTACCCAGTGCATCGCGGAGTTGCCGCTGGCGTCGGTTGCGCTCCGCGCACCCGATACCGGCTCCGGCGGCAACCGGCTGGAGCCCGGGCACCAGTTCGAATGGCAGTCGCTGCTGTTGTCCGCTTTGCAGGTGTACGACGGGCTGGCGCTCTTCCTGGCCGTGCCCCGAGGCTGCGCCTGGGCGCGAACCGCCGGTGTGGACCCGCTGACCGACGGCGTGTGCGCCGCGCTGGACGGCGACGGGCGAGTGCGCGATCCCGCCCAGCGCATCTGGGCCCAGACGGAATATGCGCGCTATCTGGCGCTGACGGGCGACCATGCCGGCCTGGAGCGACAGCTGCAACACTTTCGCGACCGCTTCCTGCACGAGGGCGGCTGGCGGGAGGTGCTGCAATCGGACGGCGCCCTGGCGCGCCCCGACATGCCCTCCACGACGCCCTATCATCTTGCGACGTGTTACGAAGCGCTGGAAAACGTGGCGACCAAAACGTCCGTTTGA
- a CDS encoding MerR family transcriptional regulator has product MTRSESTAVVVLPPIPAKRYFTIGEVSDLCGVKPHVLRYWEQEFTQLKPVKRRGNRRYYQHHEVLLIRKIRSLLYEQGFTISGARNRLGDARDTVANDPEAAVRLSPAEVQALRAELGGISAMLGEALAPRS; this is encoded by the coding sequence ATGACACGTTCCGAATCCACCGCCGTCGTTGTTCTTCCTCCCATTCCTGCCAAGCGCTATTTCACCATCGGTGAGGTCAGCGACCTCTGCGGCGTGAAGCCGCACGTGTTGCGCTACTGGGAGCAGGAGTTCACGCAGCTCAAGCCGGTGAAGCGGCGCGGCAATCGCCGCTATTACCAGCACCACGAAGTCCTGCTCATCCGCAAGATCCGCTCGCTGCTTTACGAGCAGGGGTTCACCATCAGCGGCGCGCGCAATCGCCTGGGCGATGCGCGCGACACCGTGGCCAACGATCCCGAAGCCGCGGTACGCCTGTCGCCCGCCGAAGTGCAGGCGCTGCGCGCCGAACTGGGCGGGATCTCGGCGATGCTGGGCGAGGCGCTGGCGCCGCGGTCCTGA
- a CDS encoding integration host factor subunit alpha — translation MGTAMIAEPRTLTKAELAELLFERVGLNKREAKDIVDTFFEEIREALARGDAVKLSGFGNFQVRDKPPRPGRNPKTGETIPIAARRVVTFHASQKLKSVVEQAPPGAEPETDAEP, via the coding sequence ATGGGGACCGCTATGATTGCCGAACCGCGCACGTTGACCAAGGCCGAACTGGCGGAGCTGCTCTTCGAGCGGGTCGGCCTGAACAAGCGCGAAGCCAAGGACATCGTCGACACTTTTTTCGAGGAAATCCGCGAGGCGCTGGCGCGCGGCGACGCGGTGAAGCTTTCGGGCTTCGGCAATTTCCAGGTAAGGGACAAGCCGCCGCGTCCCGGCCGCAACCCGAAAACCGGCGAGACCATTCCCATCGCGGCGCGCCGGGTGGTCACGTTCCACGCCAGCCAGAAACTGAAAAGCGTGGTCGAGCAGGCCCCGCCTGGGGCGGAGCCGGAAACGGATGCCGAACCCTAG
- the pheT gene encoding phenylalanine--tRNA ligase subunit beta, with protein sequence MQIPESWLRSLVNPPIASEELAHRLTMAGLEVEDTATAAPPFSGVVVARIAEIAPHPDADKLRVCQVDDGSGQLLQIVCGAPNAAAGLTVPLARVGAELPGGMKIGVAKMRGVQSSGMLCSARELGLSQDHAGLLELPGTLAPGQDIRQALDLDDTVFTLKLTPNRADCLSILGVAREVAALAGLPVSLPGFEPVPVTIDDRLPVTVQAPELCGRFAGRVIRGVNARAATPAWMKSRLERAGQRSISALVDISNYVMLELGRPSHVFDLDKIQGDIDVRWAREGETLELLNGQTITLDGRVGVVAAGDQVESLAGIMGGEATSVTLDTRNIYLEAAFWWPGAIAGRARRYKFSSDASHRFERGVDYASIPEHIERITRLIVDICGGQAGPLDDQVVNLPTREPVRMRLARCHRVLGVAVPAEEVARIFTSLGLPYTREGDDFVVQPPSYRFDLVIEEDLIEEVARIHGFENIPSVPPVARAKMHSRPEARHGLHGLRRQVAARDYQEVVNYSFVEADWERDYAGNETPVRLVNPIASHLSVMRSSLIAGLVSIIRHNANRKQSRVRLFELGRVFMRDAQAQDGELAVAGLTQPLKLAGAAWGPAVAEQWAEPVRQVDFYDVKMDVEALFGARAADLRFVADRHPALHPGRGARIELDGRVIGWLGELHPRWVQQSELAHAPVVFELDIEALQAGRLPQVRELSRQPVVVRDLALWVSADVPAQDLLDTVAEMRRTGKLPLVQDVRLFDVWREKPRQGHTDSAGEGAAERSDKSLAFRFWLQDTEVTLDEARVSQCMDSIVSRLETLHAARLRD encoded by the coding sequence ATGCAAATCCCCGAATCCTGGCTGCGTTCGCTGGTCAATCCGCCGATCGCGTCCGAAGAGCTGGCTCACCGGCTCACGATGGCCGGCCTCGAAGTCGAAGACACCGCCACGGCCGCGCCGCCTTTCAGCGGCGTGGTGGTGGCCCGCATCGCCGAGATCGCGCCGCATCCCGATGCCGACAAGCTGCGCGTGTGCCAGGTCGACGATGGCTCAGGCCAGCTGCTGCAGATCGTCTGTGGCGCACCCAATGCGGCGGCCGGCCTGACGGTGCCGTTGGCCCGCGTCGGCGCCGAACTGCCCGGCGGCATGAAGATCGGGGTGGCCAAGATGCGCGGTGTGCAGTCCTCGGGCATGCTGTGCTCGGCCCGCGAGCTCGGCCTGTCGCAGGACCATGCCGGCCTGCTCGAGCTGCCCGGCACGCTCGCGCCCGGCCAGGACATCCGTCAGGCCCTCGACCTGGACGACACCGTCTTCACGCTGAAGCTCACGCCCAACCGCGCCGACTGCCTGTCCATCCTGGGCGTGGCGCGCGAGGTGGCGGCGCTGGCGGGACTGCCCGTGTCGCTGCCCGGCTTCGAGCCGGTGCCGGTCACCATCGACGATCGCCTGCCGGTCACGGTGCAGGCGCCCGAGCTGTGCGGCCGCTTTGCCGGCCGCGTGATCCGCGGCGTGAACGCGCGCGCCGCCACGCCCGCCTGGATGAAGTCGCGCCTCGAGCGCGCGGGCCAGCGCTCGATCTCGGCGCTGGTCGACATCTCGAACTACGTCATGCTTGAACTCGGCCGGCCGTCGCACGTGTTCGACCTGGACAAGATCCAGGGCGACATCGACGTGCGCTGGGCGCGCGAGGGCGAGACGCTGGAACTGCTCAACGGACAGACCATCACGCTGGACGGCCGGGTCGGCGTGGTGGCCGCGGGCGACCAGGTCGAGAGCCTGGCCGGCATCATGGGCGGCGAGGCTACCTCGGTCACCCTCGACACCCGCAACATCTATCTCGAAGCCGCGTTCTGGTGGCCCGGCGCCATCGCCGGCCGCGCGCGCCGTTACAAGTTCAGCTCCGACGCCAGCCACCGGTTCGAACGCGGCGTCGACTACGCCAGCATTCCCGAGCACATCGAACGCATCACCCGCCTGATCGTCGACATCTGCGGCGGACAGGCCGGCCCATTGGACGACCAGGTCGTCAACCTGCCGACCCGCGAGCCCGTGCGCATGCGCCTGGCGCGCTGCCACCGCGTGCTGGGCGTGGCCGTGCCCGCCGAAGAGGTGGCGCGCATCTTCACCAGCCTGGGCCTGCCATACACCCGCGAAGGCGACGACTTCGTGGTGCAGCCGCCTTCGTACCGCTTCGACCTGGTCATCGAAGAAGACCTGATTGAAGAAGTGGCGCGCATCCATGGCTTCGAGAACATCCCCAGCGTGCCGCCCGTGGCGCGCGCCAAGATGCATTCGCGGCCCGAGGCGCGCCATGGCCTGCACGGCCTGCGCCGCCAGGTCGCCGCGCGCGACTACCAGGAAGTGGTCAACTACAGCTTCGTCGAGGCGGACTGGGAGCGCGATTACGCCGGCAACGAGACGCCGGTGCGCCTGGTCAATCCCATCGCCAGCCACCTGTCGGTGATGCGATCCAGCCTGATCGCCGGCCTGGTCTCCATCATCCGCCACAATGCCAACCGCAAGCAGTCGCGCGTGCGCCTGTTCGAACTGGGCCGCGTCTTCATGCGCGATGCGCAGGCGCAGGATGGCGAACTGGCCGTGGCGGGCCTGACGCAGCCCCTGAAGCTGGCCGGCGCCGCCTGGGGCCCGGCCGTCGCCGAACAATGGGCCGAGCCTGTGCGCCAGGTCGATTTCTACGACGTGAAGATGGACGTCGAGGCCTTGTTCGGCGCCCGCGCGGCCGACCTGCGCTTCGTGGCCGACCGCCATCCGGCCTTGCATCCCGGCCGCGGGGCCCGCATCGAACTGGACGGCCGGGTCATCGGCTGGCTGGGCGAGCTGCACCCGCGCTGGGTGCAGCAGTCCGAGCTGGCCCACGCACCGGTGGTATTCGAACTCGACATCGAGGCGCTGCAGGCCGGCCGCCTGCCGCAGGTGCGCGAACTGTCGCGCCAGCCCGTGGTGGTGCGCGACCTGGCCCTGTGGGTGTCGGCCGACGTGCCCGCGCAGGACCTGCTGGACACGGTTGCCGAGATGCGCCGCACCGGTAAGCTGCCGCTGGTGCAGGACGTGCGCCTGTTCGATGTGTGGCGCGAGAAGCCGCGGCAGGGCCACACCGACTCCGCGGGCGAGGGCGCCGCCGAACGTTCGGACAAGAGCCTTGCCTTCAGATTCTGGCTACAGGACACTGAAGTCACGCTGGACGAGGCGAGGGTGTCGCAGTGCATGGACAGCATCGTCTCGAGGCTCGAAACCTTGCACGCCGCCCGCCTGCGCGATTGA
- the pheS gene encoding phenylalanine--tRNA ligase subunit alpha — protein MTQQLDDLVSQAQERFASARDAAALENEKARFLGKDGALTVLLKGLAKLDPEQKRVMGAQINQAKQKVEALLGEARAALAQAELDARLAAETIDVTLPGRGKAAGGIHPVIRSWERVEEIFRSIGFDVADGPEVENDWTNFTALNNPLDHPARSMQDTFYVDMNDSQGLPLLLRTHTSPMQVRYARMHKPPIKVIAPGRTYRVDSDATHSPMFHQVEGLWIDENISFADLKGVYTDFLRCFFESDDLVVRFRPSFFPFTEPSAEIDMMFTSGPNRGRWLEISGSGQVHPQVVRNFGLDPERYIGFAFGSGLERLTMLRYGVNDLRQFYEGDLRFLRQFNE, from the coding sequence ATGACTCAACAGCTCGACGACCTGGTTTCCCAGGCGCAAGAACGCTTCGCCTCGGCCAGGGACGCCGCGGCGCTCGAGAACGAAAAGGCTCGATTCCTCGGCAAGGACGGCGCGCTGACCGTGCTGCTCAAGGGGCTTGCCAAGCTCGACCCCGAGCAGAAGCGCGTCATGGGCGCGCAGATCAACCAGGCCAAGCAGAAGGTCGAGGCGCTGCTGGGCGAGGCGCGCGCCGCGCTGGCGCAGGCAGAGCTCGACGCCCGACTGGCCGCCGAGACCATCGACGTCACGCTGCCGGGCCGCGGCAAGGCCGCCGGGGGCATCCATCCCGTCATCCGCAGCTGGGAACGCGTCGAAGAGATCTTCCGCTCCATCGGCTTCGACGTGGCCGACGGCCCCGAGGTCGAGAACGACTGGACCAATTTCACGGCCCTCAACAACCCGCTGGACCACCCGGCGCGGTCGATGCAGGACACCTTCTACGTCGACATGAACGACAGCCAGGGCCTGCCCCTGCTGCTGCGCACGCACACCAGCCCGATGCAGGTGCGCTACGCGCGCATGCACAAGCCCCCCATCAAGGTGATCGCGCCTGGCCGTACGTATCGCGTCGACAGCGACGCCACGCATTCGCCGATGTTCCACCAGGTCGAGGGCCTGTGGATCGACGAGAACATCTCGTTCGCCGACCTGAAGGGCGTGTACACCGATTTCCTGCGTTGCTTCTTCGAAAGCGACGACCTGGTGGTGCGCTTTCGTCCGTCGTTTTTCCCCTTCACCGAGCCCTCGGCCGAGATCGACATGATGTTCACGTCGGGTCCGAATCGCGGGCGCTGGCTCGAGATCTCCGGCTCCGGCCAGGTGCATCCGCAGGTGGTGCGCAACTTCGGCCTGGATCCCGAGCGCTACATCGGCTTCGCCTTCGGATCCGGCCTCGAGCGCCTCACCATGCTGCGCTACGGCGTCAACGACCTGCGCCAGTTCTACGAAGGCGACCTGCGCTTCCTGCGCCAGTTCAACGAATGA
- the rplT gene encoding 50S ribosomal protein L20: MPRVKRGVTARARHKKVLNAAKGYRGRRGNVFRIAKQAVMRAGQYAYRDRRNKKRTFRALWITRINAAVREQGMSYSVFIAGLKKAAIELDRKVLADLAVRDKAGFAAIVQQAKAALAA, from the coding sequence ATGCCTCGCGTCAAACGCGGCGTAACTGCCCGCGCCCGTCACAAGAAAGTCCTCAACGCCGCCAAGGGTTACCGCGGCCGCCGCGGCAATGTCTTCCGCATCGCCAAGCAGGCGGTCATGCGTGCCGGCCAGTACGCCTACCGCGACCGCCGCAACAAGAAGCGCACCTTCCGCGCCCTGTGGATCACCCGTATCAACGCCGCCGTGCGTGAACAGGGCATGAGCTACAGCGTGTTCATCGCCGGCCTGAAGAAGGCTGCGATCGAACTCGACCGCAAGGTTCTGGCCGACCTGGCCGTGCGTGACAAGGCTGGCTTCGCCGCCATCGTCCAGCAAGCCAAGGCCGCTCTGGCCGCCTGA
- the rpmI gene encoding 50S ribosomal protein L35: MPKMKTKKSAAKRFQVRGSGSIKRGQAFKRHILTKKTTKNKRQLRGSAAVHETNVASVKAMMPFA; this comes from the coding sequence ATGCCCAAGATGAAAACCAAGAAAAGCGCTGCCAAGCGCTTTCAGGTTCGCGGCAGCGGATCGATCAAGCGCGGTCAGGCGTTCAAGCGTCACATCCTGACCAAGAAGACCACGAAGAACAAGCGCCAACTGCGCGGTTCCGCCGCGGTCCACGAAACCAACGTCGCCTCCGTCAAGGCGATGATGCCGTTCGCTTGA
- a CDS encoding IclR family transcriptional regulator, whose amino-acid sequence MSVKTALRVIEIIEIYAREKRPLSLSELARLSDVPVSSCLALIRTLTDLGYLYETGRRQGYYPTSRLLAMAQAIARADPVLDRAYPRLAQLREATQETVVIAKLDAEGRVVYLDVLDSPHTIRYVAMAGEFREAHANSLGKALLSTLTEERRRALLSRRPLTRYNDRTLVSVDAIEDELARSRTRGWFANIGESIADVGAVAWPVALSGEHYAISIGGPVQRIEPRQQEYAALLREACAALEQRGG is encoded by the coding sequence ATGAGCGTCAAAACCGCGCTGAGAGTCATAGAAATCATCGAAATCTACGCGCGCGAGAAACGCCCGCTGTCGCTGTCGGAGCTGGCCCGCCTGTCCGACGTGCCGGTGTCCAGCTGCCTGGCGCTGATACGCACGCTGACCGACCTGGGCTACCTGTACGAGACCGGCCGCCGCCAGGGCTATTACCCCACGTCGCGCCTGCTGGCCATGGCGCAGGCCATCGCCCGCGCCGATCCGGTGCTGGACCGGGCCTACCCCCGGCTGGCCCAGCTGCGCGAGGCCACGCAGGAAACCGTGGTGATCGCCAAGCTCGACGCCGAGGGACGCGTAGTGTATCTGGACGTACTCGATTCGCCGCACACCATACGCTACGTGGCCATGGCCGGGGAGTTCCGCGAGGCGCATGCCAACTCGCTGGGCAAGGCGCTGCTGTCCACGCTGACGGAGGAAAGGCGCCGGGCACTGCTGTCGCGCCGCCCGCTTACCCGCTACAACGACCGCACGCTGGTCAGCGTGGACGCCATCGAGGACGAACTGGCGCGCTCGCGGACCAGGGGCTGGTTCGCCAACATCGGCGAGTCCATCGCCGACGTCGGAGCCGTCGCCTGGCCGGTGGCGCTGTCGGGCGAGCATTACGCCATCTCCATCGGAGGTCCGGTGCAGCGCATCGAACCCCGCCAGCAAGAATATGCGGCGCTGCTGCGCGAGGCCTGCGCGGCGCTGGAGCAGCGCGGCGGCTAG
- a CDS encoding DUF481 domain-containing protein — MLHLRRIASCLPRFIVLVLLYGAGGLAFADTVWLNNGDRISGTIRSLDAGKLLIHTDYGGEIRIAIEKVKTMQSDGELVLRDEEYERAYRATLKPAQAGSVVVYGAQGDGDGDGDGDAVEAPLGEPLPLSSLNSAVRPRPFLNDALFTGRLDLAANLKSASTDTQDYSAALQGGLRHGLWRHALNATYARSEEDASVNTDNYGVDYTLDRFLSKQAFWQGRVLHRRDWVEDLNRQTAYGTGPGYQFWDDERGAFSLSALFGRVHYGYSDGGSDNSYAYSLRWDYVHYFSGKQFELFARGELLRPFDGDADVSVSGEMGARYNMNSWLSLYMKYARNQVSSSRESLNESIYSTGIGVRW, encoded by the coding sequence ATGCTCCATCTGCGACGGATTGCTTCATGCCTGCCACGCTTCATCGTATTGGTCCTGCTGTACGGCGCGGGTGGCCTGGCATTCGCGGATACCGTATGGCTGAACAACGGTGACCGCATCTCGGGCACCATCCGGTCGCTGGATGCGGGCAAGCTGCTGATACATACCGATTACGGCGGCGAGATCCGCATCGCCATCGAGAAGGTCAAGACCATGCAGAGCGATGGCGAGCTGGTCTTGCGCGACGAAGAATACGAGCGCGCGTACCGGGCGACGCTGAAGCCGGCGCAGGCGGGATCGGTGGTCGTGTACGGCGCCCAGGGCGATGGCGATGGCGATGGCGATGGCGATGCGGTCGAGGCCCCGCTCGGCGAGCCGCTGCCGCTATCGTCGCTCAACAGCGCCGTGCGGCCTCGCCCCTTCCTCAATGATGCGCTGTTCACGGGCCGGCTGGACCTGGCCGCGAACCTCAAGAGCGCGTCCACCGACACACAGGATTACTCGGCTGCCCTGCAGGGCGGGTTGCGGCACGGGCTGTGGCGGCACGCGCTGAACGCCACTTACGCCCGCAGCGAGGAAGACGCCAGCGTCAACACCGACAACTATGGCGTCGACTACACGCTGGACCGATTCCTGTCCAAGCAAGCCTTCTGGCAGGGAAGGGTGCTGCACAGGCGCGACTGGGTGGAAGACCTGAACCGCCAGACCGCCTACGGCACCGGGCCGGGCTATCAGTTCTGGGACGACGAGCGCGGCGCTTTCTCGCTGTCGGCGCTGTTCGGACGCGTGCACTATGGCTACTCGGACGGCGGCAGCGACAACAGCTATGCCTACAGCCTGAGATGGGATTACGTGCACTATTTCAGCGGCAAGCAGTTCGAGCTGTTCGCGCGCGGCGAGCTGCTGCGCCCGTTCGACGGCGACGCCGACGTGTCGGTCTCGGGCGAAATGGGCGCGCGCTACAACATGAACAGCTGGCTGTCGCTGTACATGAAGTACGCCCGCAACCAGGTCAGCAGTTCAAGAGAGTCGCTGAACGAATCGATCTACAGCACCGGCATCGGCGTGCGCTGGTAG